In Botrytis cinerea B05.10 chromosome 6, complete sequence, the following proteins share a genomic window:
- the Bcrsm22 gene encoding Bcrsm22 codes for MLTARKAPRACQSCRSQLLSLFEYGFTRPTASIASTHSRHRDLRHRSIQPRPNTLRLFSTTLTRSDDARATTTASESEAKATATAARAAEIESFVRQARQTFGETLPKDYLSAEEYQLYERLYGAPLRETRPEDLEYLQVEEEDVGEDGPSRNVLLRENADGEFEEIEFDPELGFKVVEDGTDGFVSASEGEELGLEEESEPDVELEGEEILMATETSAGTDSTNITFQAQNQREVDAIARLQRDMDEAMARAAEQEDTVFDEDYEEEESSGESEEELFEDPEEFEEDEYDSYISSDEVRTHPHTRTARFGTSPSTISLPKEQFVTPITELLERTSMKHVTEAAHKAFGGKWLPYSSSTPNVGKLKLLPQKHVGLDASQHRMSEIEADAYLAGVMSGTYTSVMSTLVEVRKRLGSEWIREMLFREGGQGPRILDAGAGGAGIVAWQEILRAEWDVLKDDGIVEGDVPPSGKHTVLTGADTLRHRISRFLDNTTFLPRLPDYVHSSSGEAQLDGGPAQPRKMYDLIIAPHTLFPLKEDFRRKHMVQNLWSMLDPKGGVLILIEKGLPRGFEAIAGARSLLLDSHISSPGDENVEKELQSLSDNESRFAQKEEGMIIAPCTNHTKCPMYPVPGLTPGRKDFCHFEQRYLRPPYLQKILGASSRNHEDVRYSYLAVRRGVDARKEEAILQGDAATDQSFAGYEEHNLPDGPEMPEEGDIPFHPLSLPRSMLPPLKRRGHVTLDVCTPSGKLERWTIPKSFSKVAYRDARKSKWGDLWALGAKTRVPRQPRLGRGGEGVVSSKGSKPGKVLSKSAAKKKKNKFNIIMGRDGMEGLEESRDSKRIFKPEKRTKGGRFFKPKKPITEDDI; via the coding sequence ATGCTCACCGCACGTAAAGCTCCGAGGGCATGCCAGTCATGTAGATCtcaacttctttctctaTTCGAATATGGATTCACAAGACCCACTGCTTCAATCGCCTCTACACATTCGAGACATCGCGATCTTCGACATCGATCAATCCAGCCTCGCCCTAATACCTTGCGATTATTCTCAACAACTCTTACTCGATCAGATGACGCTCGAGCGACCACAACCGCATCAGAGTCCGAAGCCAAAGCCACAGCCACAGCAGCAAGAGCAGCAGAAATTGAATCGTTTGTGAGGCAGGCTAGACAGACGTTTGGAGAAACTCTGCCAAAGGATTATCTATCTGCCGAGGAATATCAATTATACGAGCGATTGTACGGTGCGCCATTGCGAGAAACTAGGCCGGAGGACTTGGAATATCTGCAggttgaggaagaggatgttGGAGAGGATGGGCCATCTAGGAATGTTCTTTTGAGGGAGAACGCTGATGGCGAATTCGAAGAGATTGAATTCGATCCAGAGCTGGGGTTCAAAGTTGTGGAAGATGGCACTGATGGGTTTGTTTCCGCCAGTGAGGGTGAAGAATTGGGGCTTGAGGAAGAAAGCGAACCTGATGTGGAATTGGAAGGCGAGGAAATATTAATGGCAACAGAGACTTCTGCGGGAACGGATTCTACTAATATAACATTTCAagctcaaaatcaaagagagGTAGATGCTATCGCACGATTGCAACGCGATATGGACGAAGCAATGGCACGAGCAGCAGAGCAAGAAGATACTGTTTTTGACGAGGACtatgaggaggaagaatcGTCAGGAGAATCCGAGGAAGAACTATTTGAGGACCCCGAAGAATTTGAGGAAGACGAATATGATTCATATATCAGCTCGGACGAAGTTCGTACCCATCCGCACACTAGGACCGCTAGATTTGGCACATCCCCTAGCACTATATCGCTACCGAAAGAACAATTTGTTACACCGATTACCGAACTGCTAGAGAGAACAAGCATGAAACACGTCACAGAGGCTGCACATAAAGCATTTGGTGGGAAGTGGTTaccatattcttcttctactCCAAACGTAGGAAAGCTCAAGCTTTTACCACAAAAACATGTTGGACTTGACGCTTCACAACATAGGATGAGCGAAATTGAAGCAGATGCGTATTTAGCTGGAGTAATGTCAGGTACCTACACTTCTGTCATGAGCACGCTGGTTGAGGTACGCAAACGATTAGGGTCTGAATGGATTCGTGAGATGTTGTTCAGGGAGGGTGGCCAAGGTCCACGAATTCTCGATGCAGGAGCTGGTGGGGCTGGTATTGTAGCATGGCAGGAAATCTTACGAGCCGAATGGGATGTATTGAAAGATGATGGTATTGTGGAAGGAGACGTACCTCCATCGGGGAAGCACACGGTTCTTACTGGAGCAGATACATTACGACACCGAATTTCACGATTTCTCGACAACACTACCTTTCTTCCCAGACTTCCTGATTATGTCCATTCATCCAGTGGCGAGGCCCAACTTGATGGTGGGCCTGCACAACCTAGGAAAATGTATGATTTGATCATCGCCCCGCATACCTTATTTCCATTGAAGGAAGATTTCCGCCGAAAACACATGGTACAGAACCTCTGGTCAATGCTTGATCCGAAAGGAGGTGTACTCATCCTGATAGAAAAGGGATTACCACGGGGATTCGAGGCCATAGCAGGCGCTCGTTCTCTTTTACTTGACTCACATATCTCTTCTCCTGGTGACGAAAATGTCGAAAAAGAGCTTCAATCTCTTTCAGACAACGAATCGCGGTTCGCACAGAAAGAGGAGGGCATGATTATTGCGCCATGTACCAATCATACGAAGTGCCCAATGTATCCAGTCCCAGGCCTTACCCCTGGCAGAAAGGATTTTTGTCATTTTGAACAGCGTTATCTCCGTCCACCTTATCTACAGAAGATTTTAGGTGCTTCTTCTCGCAATCACGAAGATGTAAGATATAGTTATCTGGCGGTACGAAGAGGTGTTGATGCTAGGAAAGAAGAGGCTATTCTACAAGGAGATGCTGCAACTGACCAATCTTTTGCTGGCTATGAAGAGCATAACTTACCGGACGGTCCAGAAATGCCTGAAGAGGGTGACAtaccattccatccattatCGCTTCCACGATCTATGCTCCCACCTCTCAAACGTCGTGGACATGTCACCTTGGATGTTTGTACACCATCAGGCAAGTTGGAACGATGGACAATCCCTAAAAGTTTTAGTAAAGTAGCGTACCGCGATGCTAGGAAATCCAAATGGGGAGATCTTTGGGCACTTGGTGCTAAAACGAGAGTCCCCCGACAACCTAGATtaggaaggggaggagaaGGTGTAGTCAGCAGTAAGGGATCCAAACCCGGAAAGGTCTTAAGTAAATCAGCggccaagaagaagaagaataagtTTAACATCATCATGGGACGTGATGGTATGGAAGGTCTTGAGGAAAGCAGAGATTCgaaaagaatattcaagCCTGAGAAGAGAACCAAGGGGGGACGATTTTTCAAGCCGAAGAAGCCGATTACCGAGGATGACATATAA
- the Bcenp1 gene encoding Bcenp1 has product MPKAMSPKELARNGRRHNPLEADLTASGPLKTKSGKRKSRNEDEEEKFVDSKSSRRILKIGQELADEDEAETQAAKPNAAFNFDSRFENEDEEDEPEFGDEDGEEWGDDDEVPELVELAPEDRDTFGKFFPEKGEDDLDQKLKEVGWGGENDENQEEQGTDLTALILERIAQFEAKQSGQPGVGPAGPEDDGFFVHPKVLEVYTKIGLILSRYKSGKLPKPFKILPTVPNWEQILEITRPDKWTPNACYEATRIFVSRTPIIAQRFVEMVLLEKVREDIFETNHLNVHLFKALKKALYKPAAFFKGFLFPLIGSGTCTLREARIISGVLVRVSIPVLHSAAAIKGLCDIAAQESSAGTEGGGATNIFIKALLDKKYALPYQVIDALVFHFLRFRSVDPAGVRPEDIGSGMEGITSSKDAKLPVIWHQCLLAFAQRYRNDITEDQRESLLDLINVKGHSQIGPEVRRELLAGRGRGVVIEEAGPAVDGDDTMMID; this is encoded by the exons ATGCCTAAAGCAATGAGTCCAAAAGAACTCGCAAGAAATGGAAGGAGGCATAATCCTCTGGAGGCAGATTTGACTGCCAGTGGTCCCCTCAAAACCAAATCcggaaagagaaaatctaGAAAtgaggacgaggaagaaaagtTCGTGGATTCGAAGTCCTCGCGGAGGATTTTAAAGATAGGTCAAGAACTTGCCGATGAAGACGAAGCCGAAACTCAAGCAGCAAAACCGAATGCGGCATTCAATTTCGATTcgagatttgagaatgaggacgaggaagatgagccagaatttggagatgaggatggggaagaatggggagatgatgatgaggttcCAGAACTAGTCGAATTGGCGCCAGAAGACCGCGATACGTTTGGAAAATTCTTCCCAGAGAAAGGCGAGGATGATCTAGACCAAAAGTTAAAGGAAGTTGGTTGGGGAGGGGAAAATGACGAGAATCAAGAGGAACAAGGCACAGATCTGACCGCATTAATTCTAGAGAGAATCGCTCAGTTTGAGGCAAAACAATCGGGACAACCTGGAGTTGGACCTGCTGGACCCGAAGATGATGGATTCTTCGTTCATCCTAAGGTTTTGGAAGTTTATACAAA AATTGGTTTGATATTATCGCGATACAAGTCAGGAAAATTACCGAAACCATTCAAGATTCTACCTACAGTACCAAATTGGGAGCAAATTCTCGAAATTACCAGACCGGACAAGTGGACACCAAATGCTTGTTACGAAGCAACAAGAATATTCGTTTCAAGGACACCAATAATCGCACAAAGATTCGTGGAAATGGTCTTACTCGAAAAGGTTCGAGAGGATATTTTCGAAACCAACCACTTGAATGTCCATCTTTTCAAAGCCTTGAAGAAGGCACTCTACAAGCCAGCCGCCTTTTTCAAGGGATTCCTTTTCCCATTGATCGGAAGTGGTACCTGTACACTACGTGAAGCAAGAATCATATCAGGCGTCCTTGTGCGAGTTTCGATCCCAGTCCTACATTCCGCCGCTGCCATCAAAGGACTTTGCGATATTGCAGCTCAAGAATCATCAGCCGGAACCGAAGGTGGTGGAGCCACAAACATTTTTATCAAGGCTTTACTTGACAAGAAATATGCACTTCCATACCAAGTCATCGATGCGTTGGTTTTCCATTTCCTACGATTTAGAAGTGTCGACCCAGCTGGTGTTCGACCCGAAGATATTGGATCCGGAATGGAAGGTATAACCAGTTCCAAAGATGCGAAACTGCCAGTCATTTGGCACCAATGTCTTCTGGCATTTGCACAAAGATATAGAAATGATATTACAGAAGATCAGAGAGAGTCGCTATTAGATTTGATCAACGTAAAGGGACACTCACAGATTGGTCCTGAGGTCAGAAGGGAGTTGCTCGCAGGACGTGGTCGTGGTGTAGTTATCGAAGAAGCAGGACCAGCtgttgatggtgatgatacAATGATGATAGATTAA